A stretch of the Methanobacterium veterum genome encodes the following:
- the rplX gene encoding 50S ribosomal protein L24, which yields MSKQPRKQRKFLHKAPLHVRHNLMSVTLSDELREQYGKRSIPVRKGDTVQVMRGDFKDHEGKVEKVDIKNYRVLIEGASVQKPDGNQVYHSVHPSNLRIVELDLEDDERSEIVERKG from the coding sequence ATGTCAAAACAACCAAGAAAACAGAGGAAATTCCTCCATAAAGCACCTTTACATGTACGTCATAATTTAATGAGTGTAACATTAAGTGACGAACTCAGGGAACAGTACGGAAAAAGATCAATCCCTGTAAGAAAAGGTGATACTGTACAGGTAATGCGCGGTGACTTTAAAGATCACGAAGGAAAAGTTGAAAAAGTCGACATTAAAAATTACAGGGTCCTTATAGAAGGAGCTTCTGTACAGAAACCAGACGGGAATCAAGTTTATCACTCAGTACATCCATCCAACTTAAGAATAGTTGAACTGGATCTTGAGGATGACGAAAGAAGTGAAATAGTAGAGAGGAAGGGATAA
- a CDS encoding 50S ribosomal protein L14: protein MKAISSNVTRVLPIGARLQCVDNTGAREVEIVSVKGYKGVRRRLATAGVGDMIIVSVKKGTVDMRKEVMTAVVVRQKKEYKRADGLRVKFEDNAAVIISPEGVLKGSEIRGPVAKEAAERWPGIGSAASTIV from the coding sequence ATGAAAGCTATCAGCTCAAATGTTACAAGGGTTTTACCTATCGGTGCCAGACTTCAATGCGTTGACAACACAGGTGCAAGAGAAGTTGAAATAGTATCTGTTAAAGGATACAAAGGTGTAAGACGAAGACTTGCAACTGCTGGCGTCGGTGATATGATCATAGTTTCTGTTAAAAAAGGAACTGTAGACATGAGGAAAGAAGTCATGACTGCAGTAGTTGTAAGGCAGAAAAAAGAATATAAAAGGGCAGATGGCCTAAGGGTTAAATTTGAAGATAATGCAGCAGTTATAATTAGCCCTGAAGGTGTTCTAAAGGGTTCTGAAATAAGAGGTCCAGTTGCAAAAGAAGCAGCTGAAAGATGGCCTGGTATCGGAAGCGCTGCAAGTACAATAGTTTAA
- a CDS encoding 30S ribosomal protein S17, which yields MIGIDVTEPKEKCEDPNCPFHGTLPVRGQILEGIVTSNKAERTITVERSFYKFIRKYERYEKRKSKIQAHLPDCMNVNVGDSVKIAECRPLSKTKNFVVIEVKGDK from the coding sequence ATGATAGGTATCGACGTTACAGAACCTAAAGAAAAATGTGAAGATCCTAACTGTCCGTTTCACGGCACTCTTCCTGTAAGAGGCCAAATATTAGAAGGTATAGTTACAAGTAACAAGGCAGAAAGGACAATTACAGTAGAAAGAAGTTTCTACAAATTTATCCGAAAATACGAAAGATATGAAAAAAGGAAATCAAAAATACAAGCACACCTACCAGACTGCATGAACGTTAACGTGGGCGATTCAGTAAAAATTGCAGAATGCAGACCACTAAGTAAAACAAAAAATTTTGTGGTTATAGAGGTCAAGGGAGATAAGTAA
- the rnp1 gene encoding ribonuclease P protein component 1, which translates to MITPKNIFRHELIGLPVKVAHSTHEELIGIEGKVVDETKSTIRIETGSTEKIIPKGVATFHFYLPDGSIVEVEGKIIIARPEDRIKKKFRKFW; encoded by the coding sequence ATGATAACTCCAAAAAACATATTTCGTCATGAGTTAATTGGACTTCCTGTTAAGGTTGCTCATAGTACTCATGAAGAACTAATTGGAATCGAAGGAAAAGTTGTTGATGAAACTAAGAGTACTATCCGAATTGAAACGGGTAGCACTGAAAAAATAATTCCCAAGGGAGTTGCAACTTTTCATTTTTATTTGCCGGATGGCAGTATTGTTGAAGTAGAGGGTAAGATTATCATTGCTCGCCCTGAAGATAGAATAAAAAAGAAATTCAGGAAATTTTGGTGA
- the yciH gene encoding stress response translation initiation inhibitor YciH, with amino-acid sequence MKVCEICGLPEELCVCEEIAREIQKVKVYTVRRRFGKLMTIVEGIDEHDIDIRELTKELKAKCACGGTAKKGQIELQGDHKQKVKQVLANMGFSSDTIEIR; translated from the coding sequence ATGAAAGTCTGTGAGATATGTGGTCTTCCAGAAGAACTTTGCGTCTGTGAGGAAATAGCTCGAGAGATTCAGAAAGTTAAAGTATACACAGTAAGAAGGCGATTCGGAAAGCTTATGACCATCGTAGAAGGTATAGATGAGCACGATATTGATATTAGGGAACTGACAAAAGAACTCAAGGCAAAATGTGCCTGTGGAGGAACAGCTAAAAAAGGCCAGATTGAACTTCAAGGGGATCATAAACAGAAGGTCAAACAAGTTCTGGCTAATATGGGTTTTTCTTCAGATACAATAGAAATAAGATAA
- the rpmC gene encoding 50S ribosomal protein L29, with protein MVILRSKEIREMDIEEVQKKLDELKAEYAKNVSKSSAAGVYDNPGKIKELKRTIARVLTIMNEKQREK; from the coding sequence ATGGTAATATTAAGGAGCAAAGAAATACGTGAAATGGATATTGAGGAAGTTCAGAAAAAACTGGATGAACTCAAAGCAGAATATGCAAAAAATGTTTCAAAAAGTTCTGCAGCTGGAGTTTATGATAACCCTGGAAAAATTAAAGAACTTAAAAGAACAATTGCACGTGTCCTTACCATAATGAACGAAAAACAGAGGGAGAAGTAA
- a CDS encoding 30S ribosomal protein S3 yields the protein MIEKDFVTEGLKRTRIDEYLESELERAGYGGMEVQLTPLGTMVVVYAERPGMVIGRGGKTVRNITQTLKSNYGLENPQVEVKEVDVPELNPKIMAHKIAAMLQRGMHFRRVAYTALRRIMGAGAQGVEVTISGKIRGARSATAKFNDGYLKKCGEPSTRFVRSGFATVQLKPGVLGIYVRIMPPGMVLPDKVDIIKVETEEPEVEAVTKTVETEEVEESPEEVEEKPSAISEEVEEEAAEETSEIEDTTAEEPEEQEETSEDEEDTKEAQEEPEKTE from the coding sequence ATGATTGAAAAAGATTTTGTTACAGAAGGTCTTAAAAGGACAAGAATTGATGAATACCTTGAAAGTGAGCTTGAAAGAGCTGGATATGGTGGAATGGAAGTCCAACTAACTCCTCTAGGTACAATGGTTGTTGTTTATGCAGAACGCCCAGGTATGGTTATAGGAAGAGGTGGAAAAACCGTCCGTAACATAACCCAAACTTTAAAATCAAACTACGGGCTTGAAAATCCTCAAGTAGAAGTTAAAGAAGTTGACGTTCCTGAACTTAACCCAAAAATAATGGCTCATAAAATCGCAGCAATGCTACAGCGTGGAATGCACTTTAGGAGAGTTGCATACACAGCACTTAGAAGAATTATGGGTGCTGGAGCACAGGGTGTAGAAGTTACAATTTCTGGTAAAATAAGAGGTGCAAGATCTGCAACTGCAAAATTCAACGATGGATACCTTAAAAAATGTGGTGAACCATCCACAAGATTTGTCAGATCAGGATTTGCAACAGTTCAACTAAAACCAGGTGTTCTGGGAATATATGTTAGAATTATGCCGCCGGGAATGGTTTTACCTGATAAAGTGGATATCATAAAGGTTGAAACTGAAGAACCAGAAGTTGAAGCAGTTACCAAAACTGTGGAAACAGAAGAAGTTGAAGAGTCCCCTGAAGAAGTAGAAGAAAAACCTAGTGCAATTTCTGAAGAAGTCGAAGAAGAAGCAGCTGAAGAAACAAGCGAAATCGAAGATACTACCGCCGAAGAACCAGAAGAACAAGAAGAAACAAGTGAAGACGAAGAAGATACAAAAGAAGCACAAGAAGAACCAGAGAAAACAGAATAG
- the rplV gene encoding 50S ribosomal protein L22, translated as MAKINYAFTDDDKSKTAKALGRSLKISPKHAVEICNRIRGMKVEKAEAYLEDVIEMKTAVPFKRHNKKVGHRRGIGGWPTGRYPVKAAKQILDILKNAEANAEYKGLDTENLKIMHISSHRGYVIRGWTPRAFGRASPFNTPTTHVQIVLGEA; from the coding sequence ATGGCAAAGATTAACTACGCTTTTACAGACGACGATAAGTCTAAAACAGCAAAAGCTCTTGGAAGATCTCTTAAGATCTCTCCAAAACATGCTGTTGAGATATGTAACAGGATAAGAGGAATGAAGGTAGAAAAAGCCGAAGCTTACCTTGAAGACGTAATTGAAATGAAAACTGCGGTTCCATTTAAAAGGCATAACAAAAAAGTAGGTCACAGAAGAGGAATTGGAGGATGGCCAACTGGTAGATATCCAGTTAAAGCTGCAAAACAGATCCTTGACATACTCAAAAATGCTGAAGCAAACGCTGAATATAAAGGCCTTGATACAGAAAATCTCAAGATAATGCATATATCCAGCCACAGGGGATACGTAATACGTGGATGGACCCCAAGAGCTTTCGGAAGGGCTAGCCCATTTAACACACCAACTACACATGTACAAATCGTTCTAGGGGAGGCATAG
- the rpsS gene encoding 30S ribosomal protein S19: MARKEFVYRGYTLEELQQMPLDNVIDLFPSRQRRSLKRGFLPRQKKVLEKIRKLKKDENKGGRPQIIKTHCRDMIVLPEMVGVTFGIYNGKEFTEVTIQPEMIGCYFGEFAPTRKRVEHGDPGMGATRSSMFVPLK, translated from the coding sequence TTGGCTAGAAAAGAATTTGTATATCGCGGTTATACTTTAGAAGAGTTACAGCAAATGCCATTGGACAACGTTATTGATCTGTTCCCATCAAGACAGAGAAGATCCTTAAAACGAGGATTTTTACCAAGGCAGAAAAAGGTACTCGAAAAAATTAGAAAATTAAAAAAAGATGAAAACAAGGGTGGAAGACCTCAAATAATTAAAACCCATTGTAGGGATATGATTGTCCTTCCAGAAATGGTTGGAGTAACCTTTGGAATTTACAACGGGAAAGAATTCACTGAAGTTACAATTCAGCCTGAAATGATTGGATGTTACTTTGGAGAATTTGCACCAACAAGAAAACGAGTAGAACACGGAGATCCGGGAATGGGTGCTACAAGGTCATCTATGTTCGTACCTCTTAAATAA
- a CDS encoding 50S ribosomal protein L2, translated as MGKRLISQRRGRGTPTHRSASHRFKGKIEYRSYDNIEKEGSLKGKIADIIHDPGRSAPVALVKFENGEKLLVLAPESVQINDDIEFGVSAPIKAGNALPLAQIPEGTPLYNLEKNPGDGGKFVKSSGTYASLITHDVGKAIVELPSGELKAFNPACRATIGVVAGGGRKEKPFLKAGNRFYALNAKGKKNVSVRGVAMNAVDHPHGGGNRQHPGRPTTVSRHAPAGRKVGSIAAKRTGRRR; from the coding sequence ATGGGAAAACGTTTGATATCACAGAGGAGAGGAAGGGGAACCCCTACTCACAGAAGTGCGTCGCATCGATTTAAAGGAAAAATCGAATACCGATCATATGATAATATAGAAAAGGAAGGCAGTTTAAAAGGAAAAATTGCTGACATTATTCATGACCCTGGAAGAAGTGCACCAGTGGCATTAGTAAAGTTTGAAAATGGCGAAAAGTTACTTGTTTTAGCGCCAGAAAGTGTACAAATAAATGATGATATAGAATTTGGAGTTTCAGCACCAATAAAGGCTGGAAACGCATTACCACTTGCACAAATTCCGGAAGGTACACCATTATATAATCTTGAAAAAAATCCAGGAGATGGCGGAAAATTCGTTAAATCATCTGGTACTTACGCTTCTTTAATAACCCATGATGTAGGAAAGGCAATCGTTGAATTGCCATCTGGAGAATTGAAAGCATTCAACCCTGCCTGCAGAGCAACAATAGGAGTCGTTGCTGGAGGAGGAAGAAAGGAAAAACCGTTCCTCAAAGCCGGAAACAGGTTCTATGCTTTAAATGCTAAAGGTAAAAAGAATGTTAGTGTTAGAGGAGTAGCAATGAACGCTGTAGATCACCCACACGGTGGTGGAAACAGACAACATCCAGGAAGGCCAACTACAGTTTCAAGACATGCGCCAGCAGGAAGAAAAGTTGGTTCAATTGCTGCTAAAAGAACAGGGCGAAGAAGATAA
- a CDS encoding 50S ribosomal protein L23 has translation MDPYSIIIKPHLTEKSMNAIDQNNELTFVVIRTAKKSEIKNAFEDLYAVKVERVNTQVTSKGVKIAYIKLAAEHSAEDIAVKMGVF, from the coding sequence ATGGATCCTTATTCAATAATAATAAAACCTCATTTAACAGAAAAAAGTATGAATGCAATTGATCAAAACAATGAATTAACATTTGTAGTAATAAGGACTGCTAAAAAGTCTGAGATCAAAAATGCATTTGAAGACCTTTATGCTGTTAAAGTGGAAAGAGTAAACACCCAAGTTACATCTAAAGGTGTTAAAATAGCCTATATTAAATTGGCAGCAGAACATAGCGCAGAGGATATAGCAGTTAAAATGGGAGTATTCTAA
- the rpl4p gene encoding 50S ribosomal protein L4: protein MKKIKVYSLEGEVIDEIKLPDIFNEEFRPDIIKRAVISSQTARIQPWGTDPMAGKRTTAESYGSGRGAAMVPRVKGSRHPAGSKAAFVPQAIGGRKAHPPRPIKVYHEKINRKERRLAIRSAIAATTNKELVENRGHKIENVPQVPFVIDDELAKIKSTKETREIFKKLGIMDDIVRAKTGKTIRAGKGKMRGRKYKVPKGPLIVVGEDKGISLGARNHPGVDIVSVENLNTELLAPGTHPGRFTIFTKSAIEKLGELFQ from the coding sequence ATGAAAAAGATCAAGGTTTATTCACTGGAAGGCGAAGTCATAGACGAAATCAAGCTACCTGATATTTTCAACGAAGAATTTAGACCAGACATCATTAAAAGAGCAGTCATTTCTTCACAAACAGCAAGGATCCAACCATGGGGTACAGACCCTATGGCAGGAAAAAGAACAACTGCTGAATCTTACGGTTCTGGCCGTGGTGCAGCAATGGTGCCTCGTGTAAAAGGAAGCAGACACCCTGCAGGTTCTAAAGCAGCATTCGTACCTCAAGCTATAGGTGGTAGAAAAGCACACCCACCAAGGCCTATAAAGGTTTACCACGAGAAAATAAACAGGAAAGAAAGAAGATTAGCAATAAGGTCAGCAATTGCTGCAACTACCAACAAAGAACTGGTAGAAAACAGGGGACACAAAATTGAAAACGTGCCTCAGGTTCCATTTGTAATTGATGATGAATTAGCTAAAATTAAAAGCACTAAAGAAACAAGAGAAATATTCAAAAAACTCGGAATAATGGATGACATTGTCAGAGCTAAAACCGGTAAAACAATTAGAGCCGGAAAAGGTAAAATGAGGGGTAGGAAATACAAAGTACCAAAAGGACCACTAATAGTTGTCGGGGAAGATAAAGGAATAAGCTTAGGTGCAAGAAACCACCCTGGAGTTGACATTGTATCTGTTGAAAATTTAAACACCGAACTTTTAGCACCAGGTACACATCCTGGAAGATTTACAATATTCACCAAATCTGCAATTGAAAAGTTAGGTGAACTTTTCCAATAA
- the rpl3p gene encoding 50S ribosomal protein L3, translated as MTRHHQPRKGSVAFSPRKRASKQSPRIKSWPTVEETGLLGFAGYKVGMTHVMMTDNRKSSPTEGMEVSTPVTVLEVPPVVVMGIRAYEKTTYGLKTMMDIMASDLSEDLLRKIRLPEEYDTDSNLNKLNENIDNVSDIRVLIHTNPKATSVPKKKPEIVECGLGGASVAEKLEYATSVLGTEINAADVFSDGEHVDSIAITKGKGFQGPVKRWGVRIQYGKAARSSKGRHVGSLGPWSPERTMWTVPQAGQMGYHKRTEYNKQILKIADASEVDAVNPEGGFVKYGLVKNNYVLVKGSLPGPSKRLVILRKAVRPHGKHNDAPEISYISTASKQGV; from the coding sequence ATGACTAGACATCACCAACCAAGAAAAGGATCAGTTGCATTTAGTCCTAGAAAAAGAGCATCTAAACAATCACCAAGGATTAAATCCTGGCCTACTGTTGAAGAAACTGGGTTGCTCGGATTTGCAGGATATAAAGTGGGAATGACCCACGTAATGATGACTGATAACAGGAAAAGCTCACCAACAGAAGGAATGGAAGTATCCACACCGGTGACGGTATTGGAAGTGCCACCTGTTGTTGTAATGGGTATAAGAGCATATGAAAAGACAACTTATGGGCTTAAGACCATGATGGATATCATGGCAAGCGACTTAAGTGAAGATCTTTTGCGTAAAATAAGATTACCAGAAGAATATGATACTGATTCTAATTTAAATAAATTAAATGAAAACATTGATAATGTTTCTGATATACGTGTTTTAATACATACTAATCCTAAAGCTACAAGCGTTCCTAAGAAGAAACCTGAAATAGTTGAATGTGGGCTTGGCGGAGCTTCAGTTGCTGAAAAATTGGAGTATGCTACAAGCGTTCTTGGAACCGAAATAAATGCAGCTGACGTTTTTTCTGATGGAGAACATGTTGACTCCATAGCAATCACTAAAGGTAAAGGATTCCAGGGACCTGTTAAAAGATGGGGTGTCAGGATCCAGTACGGAAAAGCTGCAAGAAGTAGTAAAGGAAGACACGTAGGTTCATTAGGTCCATGGTCTCCAGAAAGGACTATGTGGACAGTTCCACAAGCAGGTCAAATGGGATATCACAAAAGGACTGAATATAATAAACAGATTCTTAAGATTGCAGATGCATCAGAAGTAGATGCTGTAAATCCTGAAGGCGGATTTGTTAAATATGGTCTTGTGAAAAACAATTACGTTCTGGTGAAAGGATCACTTCCAGGCCCATCAAAAAGGCTTGTAATACTCAGAAAAGCAGTCAGGCCTCATGGAAAACATAATGATGCACCTGAAATATCATACATCTCAACAGCTTCAAAACAGGGAGTTTGA
- a CDS encoding putative RNA uridine N3 methyltransferase, which translates to MTLRHLSIFIPASITAESKDLRIKTYKVGLIGRSAAIFRADKIVVYNDISNEKEVKFISDVLTYMNTPQYLRKKVFPITRELKNVGILPPLRTPHHPTGELNVGDYRQGFTVKRTKKGTIVDIGADRPALCRDKLSINKVFSFRVVKISKKEILIEPDKPDSYWGYEVLSTYKDLYESILEVKPDLVIGTSRCAEPITSILDEVKHKIKDARHLAILFGGPYSGLHELIQGRKNIIDLEVNTVPSQGTATIRTEEAVLTTLSAFNLLLNAENSEN; encoded by the coding sequence ATGACATTAAGACATTTATCCATTTTTATACCTGCCTCAATAACTGCTGAGAGTAAAGATTTGAGGATAAAAACTTATAAGGTAGGGTTGATTGGTAGATCTGCGGCAATATTTAGGGCGGATAAGATTGTCGTTTACAACGATATTTCTAATGAGAAAGAGGTAAAGTTTATTAGTGATGTTCTCACTTATATGAATACGCCTCAATACCTTAGAAAAAAGGTATTTCCAATCACAAGGGAATTAAAAAACGTGGGAATTCTTCCACCACTTAGAACTCCCCACCATCCTACAGGAGAACTCAATGTAGGCGATTATAGGCAAGGGTTCACCGTAAAAAGGACTAAAAAAGGTACAATAGTTGACATAGGGGCGGATAGACCCGCACTTTGTCGTGATAAACTCAGCATAAATAAAGTGTTTAGCTTCCGTGTAGTGAAGATAAGCAAAAAAGAGATATTAATAGAACCAGATAAACCCGATTCTTACTGGGGTTATGAGGTTTTATCTACTTATAAGGACTTGTATGAAAGCATATTAGAAGTAAAACCCGATCTTGTTATTGGAACTTCTAGATGTGCAGAGCCCATCACTTCTATTTTAGATGAAGTAAAGCACAAGATAAAAGATGCCAGACATTTGGCTATTTTGTTTGGTGGTCCTTATTCAGGCTTGCATGAACTTATTCAGGGCCGAAAAAACATAATAGATCTTGAAGTAAATACAGTTCCCTCTCAAGGAACTGCTACTATAAGGACTGAAGAGGCGGTTTTAACAACTTTATCTGCATTTAACCTTCTTTTAAATGCAGAGAACTCGGAAAATTGA
- a CDS encoding METTL5 family protein, which yields MSKKVTITKKRHLEMMLQQIPPHKSPKVHLEQYTTPSNIASDILWNAYSLGDIKDKKVIDLGCGTGIFAIGSVLLGAREVTGVDIDPGALEIARTQASKMGVEDDMEFISRDIQDFAGNADTVIQNPPFGAQKTKRKEADRIFMTKSMEIAPVVYSFHILETEPFVERFFNKLGGCITHKFSYSFPIPRTYHFHEKEKIDIDVIVLRIQKKE from the coding sequence ATGAGTAAAAAAGTAACAATTACAAAAAAAAGACACCTTGAAATGATGCTTCAACAAATTCCGCCCCATAAATCTCCAAAGGTTCATCTGGAACAGTACACAACGCCTTCAAACATTGCTTCTGATATTTTATGGAATGCATACTCTTTGGGAGATATAAAAGATAAAAAAGTAATTGATTTAGGCTGCGGTACTGGTATATTTGCTATTGGGTCTGTTTTACTTGGAGCTAGAGAAGTTACTGGTGTGGATATTGATCCTGGCGCATTGGAAATTGCGAGAACTCAGGCATCAAAAATGGGTGTTGAAGATGATATGGAATTCATTTCAAGAGATATTCAAGATTTTGCTGGAAATGCGGATACTGTGATTCAGAACCCTCCGTTTGGAGCACAAAAAACAAAAAGGAAAGAAGCAGATAGAATTTTCATGACTAAATCTATGGAAATTGCTCCTGTTGTATATTCATTTCATATACTTGAGACGGAACCATTTGTAGAAAGATTCTTTAATAAATTGGGTGGTTGCATAACACACAAATTCTCTTATAGTTTTCCCATACCCCGCACTTATCATTTTCATGAAAAGGAAAAGATCGATATAGATGTGATTGTACTGCGGATTCAAAAGAAGGAATAG
- a CDS encoding acetyl-CoA carboxylase biotin carboxylase subunit, with product MFNKILIANRGEIAIRVMRACKELGVKSVAVYSDADSNSLFAKYANEAYNIGNPSPSQSYLNIEKIIDVAEKSGAEAIHPGYGFLAENPKLGFECEKHGIKLIGPKGNIIESMGSKIESKKLMEKAGVPVVPGTAKGITDIDEAVDIAESIGYPVIVKASAGGGGIGMRTVYEEDELVRAIESTQSVAASAFGDSTIYIEKYIEEPRHIEFQILADEHGNTIHAADRECSIQRRHQKLIEEAPSPIMTEELREEMGSAAVRAASSIGYTNAGTVEFLYSNGEFYFLEMNTRIQVEHPITEIITGIDLVKEQLKIASGEELCCRQEDITVRGHAIECRINAEDPMNDFAPNPGKITGYRSPGGIGVRVDSGVYMNYTIPSFYDSMISKLIVYGMTRDECIARMRRALNEYIILGVKTTVPFHKSMMLSESFIKAKLHTHFVDEYRDEIMGHMAQVMKADEKIVARLKSTFLPSPKIAAVSAAVNSYVTNLNNSKKEL from the coding sequence ATGTTTAATAAAATACTGATTGCTAATCGTGGCGAAATTGCAATAAGAGTAATGAGAGCATGTAAAGAGCTCGGCGTAAAAAGCGTCGCTGTATACTCTGATGCAGATTCAAATTCTCTTTTTGCAAAATATGCTAATGAAGCTTATAATATAGGAAATCCAAGTCCATCACAAAGTTATCTAAACATTGAAAAGATAATTGATGTTGCAGAAAAAAGTGGTGCTGAAGCAATTCATCCAGGTTATGGATTTTTAGCCGAAAATCCTAAATTAGGATTTGAATGTGAAAAACACGGTATCAAATTAATAGGGCCAAAAGGAAATATTATAGAATCCATGGGAAGTAAAATTGAGTCTAAAAAGTTAATGGAAAAAGCAGGAGTTCCTGTTGTTCCAGGTACTGCCAAAGGAATAACTGACATTGATGAAGCAGTTGATATAGCAGAATCAATTGGATACCCTGTTATTGTGAAAGCATCTGCAGGAGGTGGGGGAATTGGAATGCGTACAGTTTATGAAGAAGACGAACTTGTACGTGCAATTGAATCCACACAGTCAGTTGCAGCCTCTGCATTTGGAGACTCAACCATCTATATTGAAAAATACATAGAAGAACCAAGGCACATTGAATTCCAGATACTCGCAGATGAACACGGGAATACCATTCACGCTGCAGACAGAGAATGTTCAATTCAAAGAAGACATCAAAAACTGATTGAAGAAGCACCTTCCCCAATTATGACCGAAGAACTTCGAGAAGAGATGGGTAGTGCTGCAGTTAGAGCCGCTTCTTCCATAGGTTACACCAATGCAGGAACTGTTGAATTTTTATATTCAAACGGCGAATTTTACTTCCTGGAAATGAACACCCGTATACAGGTGGAACACCCTATTACCGAAATAATAACCGGAATAGACCTTGTAAAAGAGCAGCTTAAAATAGCATCTGGTGAAGAGCTCTGCTGCAGACAGGAAGACATTACAGTCAGAGGGCACGCTATAGAATGCAGAATAAATGCAGAGGATCCAATGAATGATTTTGCTCCAAATCCTGGTAAAATAACTGGATACCGTTCTCCGGGAGGAATAGGAGTCAGGGTTGACAGTGGAGTTTACATGAATTATACAATACCCTCCTTTTACGATTCCATGATATCCAAACTTATAGTTTATGGAATGACAAGGGATGAATGTATAGCACGTATGAGAAGGGCCCTGAATGAATATATTATATTGGGAGTTAAAACAACTGTCCCATTCCATAAATCAATGATGCTGAGTGAAAGCTTCATAAAAGCCAAATTACACACCCACTTCGTTGACGAGTACCGTGATGAAATCATGGGACACATGGCACAGGTAATGAAAGCTGATGAAAAGATTGTAGCCAGGTTAAAATCTACATTCTTACCGTCCCCCAAAATTGCTGCAGTGTCTGCTGCTGTAAATAGTTATGTAACAAACTTAAATAATTCCAAAAAGGAATTATAA